From Antedon mediterranea chromosome 9, ecAntMedi1.1, whole genome shotgun sequence, a single genomic window includes:
- the LOC140058465 gene encoding ras-related protein Rab-43-like — protein MTSYPHHLESDDSFDFLFKIVLIGDAGVGKTCVVQRFKSGAFLEKQHATIGVDFTMKTLNIDGARVKLQVWDTAGQERFRTITQSYYRSANGVVLAYDITKKESFNNIPRWIEDVQKYAGNNVLQVLIGNKKDLEASREVKLTDAEALANHHGMLMCTETSAKDSTNVDDTFYQLATILKKRHGGGPALEAGGGDTINMDTKRLDGWGCCGV, from the exons ATGACTTCTTATCCACACCATCTGGAATCCGATGATTCGTTCGATTTCTTGTTCAAAATCGTATTAATCGGCGACGCTGGTGTAGGCAAAACTTGTGTTGTTCAGCGGTTCAAGTCCGGGGCATTCCTCGAGAAACAGCATGCAACAATCGGGGTAGATTTTACTatgaaaacattaaatattgaCGGAGCTAGAGTAAAG CTTCAAGTTTGGGACACCGCAGGACAGGAAAGGTTTCGAACAATAACACAGAGTTACTATAGAAGTGCAAATGGTGTAGTATTAGCGTATGACATCACTAAAAAAgaatcatttaataacataCCACGTTGGATAGAAGATGTACAGAAGTATGCTGGCAACAACGTACTTCAGGTTCTTATAG ggAATAAAAAAGATTTAGAAGCGTCAAGGGAAGTCAAATTGACAGACGCTGAGGCGTTGGCTAACCATCACGGTATGCTGATGTGCACGGAGACATCCGCAAAAGATTCTACGAACGTGGACGACACATTCTACCAATTAGCAACCATTTTGAAGAAGAGGCACGGAGGTGGGCCAGCGCTTGAAGCTGGCGGAGGCGACACCATAAACATGGATACGAAACGATTAGACGGTTGGGGATGCTGTGGTGTTTAA
- the LOC140059105 gene encoding transmembrane protein 168-like, protein MHSLRYFTSHLLVIPVEGINRMKTKFKCNVNLLGVVDIFVLLVAVCSGLYSSWYHTNSLLIFVIIIFGVLIFAFSSIFYYYFNLQDISASFSHLWFGCLLGMIAFFNDSSFDEDKPTMVTNILLITSLGVKIIWSFMQRACGSAVYKSRVLTQAEKFEFLGFGVACVLSSDYMTSMWLLVIANMLMIIMLRFKVSFAIPCVILFYAISTLFFFKAIPAKLSHWALLCFTGRLLCDPFFDLYYNGLSALERWQCFSSLPRYQHRFLILCVIAFEIYFFQSAGYVIVSNEEWYLSIPLFCLSGVIWMCLHVIFVLTFWTFCNKLSECNSVLKTNQETNTNLSTVMASKGLRYFALVSKYIILSVFLSTLLLGAASWQATNTHFMASILTVLPLEAMFHGILQELGGLLGGTCTSYAVIGPSGFCRADRMPVLLPSNAIEEQSRRSVNILNSIQRFLVHHMIDVFSCDFSSGGIAIDSLQTKMKGFLARRTNDGPRFDTYLIYYSGHVHTNGDWALADDGILKFETLLTWWREADAESGSRLIIVLDTKHHAGWLKQVTRNSEDYIAIQTCSFGKSDPETGIVANIGDFTMEWVAFNTTKDADVTWGEQGSKTKAVYCISKNWVDFSFHKPTEDDIEVYWNQNFPRITHSLIKILQVVSSMECDSRCWCLECCRKIKMKWLPPKIVNTGHGFRLVRS, encoded by the exons ATGCATTCACTTCGTTATTTCACAAGTCATCTCCTTGTAATTCCGGTTGAGGGCATTAACAGAATGAAAACCAAATTTAAATGTAACGTAAATCTCCTTGGAGTTGTGGACATATTTGTGCTTCTTGTAGCGGTGTGTTCAGGTCTCTATTCCAGCTGGTACCACACAAACAGCCTCCTCATCTTTGTTATCATCATATTTGGTGTTCTCATCTTTGCTTTCAGTAGtatattctattattatttcaacCTACAGGACATAAGCGCAAGTTTTAGTCATTTGTGGTTCGGATGTCTTCTAGGAATGATCGCTTTTTTCAACGACAGTAGCTTCGACGAGGACAAACCGACGATGGtgacaaatatattattaataacgaGCCTTGGTGTGAAAATAATTTGGTCGTTTATGCAACGAGCGTGTGGAAGTGCGGTTTATAAATCTCGAGTACTAACGCAAGCTGAGAAGTTTGAATTTCTTGGATTTGGTGTGGCTTGTGTTCTTAGTTCAGATTACATGACAAGCATGTGGCTATTGGTCATCGCAAACATGTTAATGATAATCATGCTGCGGTTTAAAGTATCATTCGCTATACCGTGCGTTATACTCTTCTACGCAATAAgtactttgtttttctttaaagcAATACCGGCCAAGTTAAGTCATTGGGCGTTGCTGTGCTTCACTGGTAGACTTTTATGCGACCCTTTCTTCGATTTGTACTACAATGGGTTATCTGCGCTCGAGAGGTGGCAGTGTTTTTCTAGCCTTCCGCGTTATCAACACAGGTTTTTAATTTTGTGCGTTATAGCCTTTGAAATATACTTTTTCCAATCAGCTGGGTACGTTATTGTATCCAATGAGGAGTGGTATCTGTCTATACCTCTGTTCTGTCTGTCTGGTGTAATATGGATGTGTTTACATGTAATATTTGTTCTTACGTTTTGGACTTTTTGTAATAAACTAAGCGAGTGCAATAGTGTGTTGAAAACGAATCAAGAAACGAACACCAATTTATCAACTGTGATGGCGTCCAAAGGATTGAGGTACTTTGCGCTCGTCTCAAAGTACATCATTTTAAGCGTGTTTTTAAGTACTTTGCTGCTAGGTGCTGCATCGTGGCAAGCGACAAACACGCATTTCATGGCTAGTATCCTGACTGTTTTACCGCTGGAGGCAATGTTTCACGGTATATTACAAGAGTTAGGTGGATTGCTCGGTGGCACCTGCACTAGCTACGCAGTCATTGGACCATCTGGTTTTTGCAG AGCTGATCGAATGCCCGTCTTGTTACCAAGCAATGCCATAGAAGAACAGAGTCGTCGGTCCGTGAACATCTTGAACAGCATTCAGCGGTTTCTCGTCCACCACATGATTGATGTTTTCAGTTGCGACTTCTCCAGTGGTGGCATTGCCATAGATTCTTTACAGACGAAAATGAAGGGTTTTTTGGCACGAAGGACTAATGACGGGCCACGGTTTGATACCTATCTCATTTACTACAGTGGACATGTGCATACAAATGGTGACTGGGCTCTAGCAG atgatggtattttgaaatttgaaacGTTGTTAACATGGTGGCGCGAGGCTGACGCAGAATCCGGATCACGTTTGATCATCGTCTTAGACACGAAACATCATGCTGGGTGGTTGAAACAAGTTACAAGAAATTCTGAAGATTATATCGCGATTCAAACATGTTCGTTTGGTAAATCTGATCCTGAAACTGGGATCGTAGCGAACATTGGTGACTTCACGATGGAATGGGTGGCGTTTAACACGACCAAGGATGCGGATGTCACGTGGGGAGAACAAGGTAGCAAAACTAAAgctgtttattgtatttctaaaAACTGGGTTGATTTTAGCTTTCATAAACCGACCGAGGATGATATTGAGGTTTATTGGAATCAAAATTTTCCACGGATAACGCATTCGTTGATTAAAATATTGCAAGTTGTAAGTTCTATGGAATGCGATTCTCGTTGTTGGTGTTTAGAATGTTGTCGTAAAATCAAGATGAAATGGCTGCCACCAAAGATCGTGAATACTGGTCATGGCTTTAGGCTTGTACgatcttaa